GGCGCCCGAAGCGCTCTGCCCAGCCCTCCGCGATCCACGCTTGCTCTTGGCCGGCAAGGTGAGAGATCTGGGCGTCCTGCACCCGCGTCAGGTGCCAGACCAGCCAGCCGATGGGATTTGCGTCCGGACGGGGCTGCCAGCGCAGCTGCTCAACCGTCAGGCCGGCGACAATCCGCGTCAGATCTTCCTCAATGCGGCTGAAGGCATCGATGGCAAGGTCGGTCGCGCGCACGTTCCTCCTGCGCTCGTCCGAGGATTATTTGACGAGATACACCTCGTCGAATCGGAACGAGAGCGGCATCGGCACCTGCCAGCCACGCACTTTCGGGCTGTGGCTCAGCAGCGAGTCGGCAGTATAGAGAAAGATCATCGGCACATCGTCGCGCATGATCCGATTTGCTTCGAGAAAGAGCTGGCGACGCTTGGCATCGTCGCGCTCAGCATAGGCGGCGTCCATCAAGCGGTCCCACTCGGGATTGCAGTAGAAATACTGCTGAGGCGAAGGCCGGCCGCAGCCGATGAAGACGCGAGTGCCCGAGTTGAATCCGTTCGTATCGCCGTTGCCGCCCGGGCTCATCTCGCTGATCGTCTGCCCAGCGCGGGCATACACCTTATCGACAAACACCCCCTGCTCAAAGGGATTGGCGTTCACCTCGACGCCGATCTCGCGGAGATAGCCTTGAATGGCTTGGATCAAAGTGGGGCTGCTCATCGACACCGAATAGTCCATCTCGACCTTAAAACCGTTCGGGTAGCCCGCTTCGGCGAGCAGCTGCTTCGCTTTCGCAACGTCGTACGGCCAGATCGGGACGCTCGGGTCGTAATACTGGCTTCCTGGCAGTGAGAACTGGCTGTCGGGCCGGCCATAGCTCCCAAAGAGCACGCGGGTCAGCGTAACCCGGTCGACGGCGTAGTTGAGCGCCTGCCGAACGCGCTTATCCTTCAGGGGGGAGTTCTTCGCTTCGTAGACACTCTGCGCGAACCGGATCGCGCTGATCCCAGTCGGCTTGTTGATGATGGTGAAGCCCTCGCGCCTCAAGATCTCTGCTGCGTCGGCTTGGTAGGTCGGGCCCGCAACAATGTGCGCCTCGCCGGTCCGCAGACCGTTGACCTGCTGGCTGCCATCGACTACGGCGCGGATGAGAATCTCGTCGGGGATCGGCTTGCGGAAGGCGTGAGGGGTCGAACGCTTCCGGTAGTGAATGCGGTCGGCAACACGGAAATCGACGAGTTCATAGGGGCCAGAGCCGACCGGCTTCTGAACGAACGCCTCAAATCCGACCCGCTCCATGTACTCTTTCGGCACAATCCAGAGATAGGTCGTGCCGGACGGCAGGGTGACGTCGATCTGGCGCGTGACGAGATCGACCGTCGTGGGGCTGGTCGCGCGGGCTTCCGTGACGGTGGAAATAAAGGTCAGCTGGGGCCAGCGCTTGGTCAAGACTTGCTGGATGGTGTAGGCCACATCCTCGGCGGTGAGCTTATCGCCGTTCGAGAACGTCATGTCGTTGCGGATGGTGAATGTCCACGTCAAACCGTCGGGCGAGGACTCCCACTTCGTCGCCACCCACGGCAGCACCTTGGCGTCTTCGCCGAAGACGGTGAGGCTGTCGTAGAGCGGGAAATACTGGTAGGCGTTGGAGTTCGACGCCTGAGGCGTCGGGTTGCCGATCAAGGAACCCGCAATCACCCGCAGCGACTGGTTCTCTTCGCGGACTTCCACCGGCGCGGTCGTGCCGCCCGTGGCAGGTGAAACCGGCGCCGCCGGGGCGCACGCAGTGAGAAGGAGCAGGGGAAGAGCGAGAAGACGACCACAAGAACCGCGCATCAGCCTCCCTCCCGAGGATGTCGGCGCATCCCTAAAACGCAGTATCCCCGCCGGCGATGGCCAATCGTGCCGGTGATAGCGGCAGAATGGCGGCACATCACTTGGAAACGCATTGTGCCGCGCACCATGCCGGTATGCAACATTTCTTCTGCCGCGGGAGGAGGCGGCGCCCCGGCTCCTGCCGTGCGACCAGAAGAGCGCTTGCTCGTTATACTGCTTGAGCGGAGACGCTCTTGCGGCCGGCGACGACTCGCCGGTCAACTGTTCTGCCATGAGGTGTTCGCTGATGCGATGGCCAATCCTCT
Above is a genomic segment from Dehalococcoidia bacterium containing:
- a CDS encoding ABC transporter substrate-binding protein, producing MRGSCGRLLALPLLLLTACAPAAPVSPATGGTTAPVEVREENQSLRVIAGSLIGNPTPQASNSNAYQYFPLYDSLTVFGEDAKVLPWVATKWESSPDGLTWTFTIRNDMTFSNGDKLTAEDVAYTIQQVLTKRWPQLTFISTVTEARATSPTTVDLVTRQIDVTLPSGTTYLWIVPKEYMERVGFEAFVQKPVGSGPYELVDFRVADRIHYRKRSTPHAFRKPIPDEILIRAVVDGSQQVNGLRTGEAHIVAGPTYQADAAEILRREGFTIINKPTGISAIRFAQSVYEAKNSPLKDKRVRQALNYAVDRVTLTRVLFGSYGRPDSQFSLPGSQYYDPSVPIWPYDVAKAKQLLAEAGYPNGFKVEMDYSVSMSSPTLIQAIQGYLREIGVEVNANPFEQGVFVDKVYARAGQTISEMSPGGNGDTNGFNSGTRVFIGCGRPSPQQYFYCNPEWDRLMDAAYAERDDAKRRQLFLEANRIMRDDVPMIFLYTADSLLSHSPKVRGWQVPMPLSFRFDEVYLVK